The DNA window CTGTTGCTCAAGAACTGCGGGATCTTTCAAACGGCCCTGGCTGGCAACCCGAACGAGTTCGTCATCCGGATTCGTGCTCCACAGGAAGAACGAGAGCCGCGATGCCAGATCGAGATCCGCAATACGATACGGCTCGCCGGCCTTCGCATTTGCCGGCTCCGCTTCGATGCGGTAGATGAACTTCGCATCGGTCAGAAGGCGCGCCAGCGCCATCTCGATACCGTTGTCGAAGTTCGCTTCCTTGCGGCCCAGTGTGTAGAACTCCATCAGGGAATTCACGTCGGCAGCGCTTGCCGGACGGCGGAATGCCTTGCTCGCAAGATTCGTGAGAATCTTCCTGGCGCAGACCGCTTCGTCCGCGGCGCCCGTGGGTTTGCAGATGAAGATCTTGCGCCGGCTGGCGGAGTCGTCCGCCTGTTTGGCGTTAAACGGACCTTCGATCCGAACCGTTCCCACGTGCGGGAAATAGGTAAATCCGGGAGTCGGACCGGTCTGAACCGTGTCGCGCATGAAGTGCTGATCGAGGTCCAGCACGGGAGCAAAGTTGGTCTGCAGGAAGGTCACGCCCAGCATGTGCAGGCCGGCCTTCGCGGTCAGCTTCACTTTCATACCCTGACGGCCGAGATCGGCGCCCGACTGTCCGCTTTGAACCGCGGCAGCCTGACGTCCGCCGCAATTGGCCGCCGGCGCTCGTCCGCCGCCCTGCCAGTCGATCATCTGAACGCGTTCACTGTCGAGCAGGACTTCGAGTTTTTCGCACGGCACCGAACCGAAACCGGTCGGCGACATATTGTCGCCGAAGATCGGCGTGACGGTCAGAGTGTACTCACCATCGGACGGAAAGACGTGCGGGATAAGCATACCTCCGCGCGTTCCAAAGGGAAGCCCTTCGATGTGATAGTCCTGCGACGTGTCTTCCGGAGTTCTGTAGACCACCAGCGCCGGATTCGCCGGCTCGCCGATGGCGAGGCGGCTGATCTTCTGTCCGGCGGAAACGTAGGCTTCGACCAACGTCGAAGAAACGCCGAGGGCGCCCGCAATGTTGTCGAAACCGTGGGTCGAGTCGTCCGACGGCAGGTACTTGGCGGGATCGATCTCGAGATCCAGAATGTCCTTGATCACATTCGCGTATTCCGTCCGGTTCAGGCGGTGCAAGCCTGGCGCCGGAGTATAGGCAACGGCATTCCGATCGAGTTCGTTCTCAAGCCAGGTAATAAGACCTTTATAAGTTGCCGGGTCGGGACGGCGGATGCCGGACGGCGGCATCATCCCGGCTCGAAGTTTCCGTACAATCAACTCCCACGTCTTTGCATCTCGCCCGACGTGGGCGATATCCAACTGATCGAAATCGATTTTGCGTGCGGAATCGACGCCTGCCGTTCTCGCTTTATCGCTGTGGCAGGTCATACAGTATTGAGTGACGATCGCCTTCTGAGCAGCGCCCGCCTGAGCGGTTGGAGCGGCCGCTGCACTTTGTCCCGCCGGCTGCTGTCCGTAGACGGCAAAGACAAGTGACAGGGTCGCGATGCAACCCATCAGAAACAGTATCTTTTTCATGAAGTGCCCCGCTTTGGAAACCTACAGAAACATTGATAAAAATTGACGTCTGAAGAATATCTCAACGCGGCGTAAACGTTCAATTGATATTTCAAATTTGTAGGAATTTTGTGAGATCATTACTACCGTCCTTTAATACGGCCGGCGGAACGCCGGGGATACACTAAGTCATGCGTTTTTTTCAATCTACACGGGTTTGGCTGATCGTCCTCGGCATCCTGATTCCAGCTGCCGCGGTATCCC is part of the Terriglobia bacterium genome and encodes:
- a CDS encoding DUF1592 domain-containing protein: MKKILFLMGCIATLSLVFAVYGQQPAGQSAAAAPTAQAGAAQKAIVTQYCMTCHSDKARTAGVDSARKIDFDQLDIAHVGRDAKTWELIVRKLRAGMMPPSGIRRPDPATYKGLITWLENELDRNAVAYTPAPGLHRLNRTEYANVIKDILDLEIDPAKYLPSDDSTHGFDNIAGALGVSSTLVEAYVSAGQKISRLAIGEPANPALVVYRTPEDTSQDYHIEGLPFGTRGGMLIPHVFPSDGEYTLTVTPIFGDNMSPTGFGSVPCEKLEVLLDSERVQMIDWQGGGRAPAANCGGRQAAAVQSGQSGADLGRQGMKVKLTAKAGLHMLGVTFLQTNFAPVLDLDQHFMRDTVQTGPTPGFTYFPHVGTVRIEGPFNAKQADDSASRRKIFICKPTGAADEAVCARKILTNLASKAFRRPASAADVNSLMEFYTLGRKEANFDNGIEMALARLLTDAKFIYRIEAEPANAKAGEPYRIADLDLASRLSFFLWSTNPDDELVRVASQGRLKDPAVLEQQVRRMLKDPKSEALATNFAGQWLNLRGLQAESPLPMLYPDFDDPLRQAMRREVELLFDNIIREDRPITELLTADYTFVNERLAKHYGIPNVYGSQFRRVTLGPDMDVRKGLIGKGAFLVTSAKPDRTSPVTRGKWIMGNILGMSPPDPPPNVPPLPARATDATGNSKEPTMREKMLMHRVRDDCKQCHSMMDPIGFSLENFDAIARWRLDDGGTPVDPVATTFDGTKIDGPAGLRKWLTGYSDVFAQVSIEKLMTYALGRGVEYQDMPLVRTIAHDAARNNNKFSTLVLDIVKSKPFQMNMKIQEASTQSNKEKGN